ATGTTTAATAAGGGTATTTAACTTGTTTTCAGGTTCTAATATATGGTTATATGCTCTATAGTAGCCAAAATTAACACATTATTTTACCTGAAAGGAAAATTTGACTAACTCACCAGAGATCTTTTAACAAACTTTCTTAATTAGAGTTCAACAGCATATTCAGAATGAAGGCTCATCAATTTAATCGTTTAGACTCAAAAACCTATCACCCACCGTGCCTTTTAGCACTACACATTTTCCTCATTATTTCACAAACAATTATCGCCATATAAATAGTATGAATACATGTACGTGCTCTAAGTTAATGCCGAACTTATAGTGCTGTTGAAAATTTAGGCATCGGTTTTCTATAAATATCTTTACTTATTTAATTTCAGATAATTTTCACATTTCCCATGAATAATACCTTAGTACAAGAAATATAATGAAAGTTGATGATATTCTGTATTATAATGAATAAGTTTAAAAGTGAGGTATGGGAACtatatgttatatcccgtggagatttatgaatggtaactttgagaattatttatggaccaatatgatatgtatatttcctattttataattgttaagtaactaaactattcgtattcgtgtttctcttatcataagctttattttgacctatagactattattatgcaatttatcattcttgagttatccctagtccattaataactgttccccctattcacagccacatttggccaaatcttgtaaaaatgttattttctattttatgggaagatgtggtcagtttgtttggtatataaacccagtatatttgagaataatgattcatattgcagagactgttattggtgttctagacttaactggctgggttaggcagatagcaggactgataagtactcaagactgctcatacgattttgtgtatcattgggcgatcaataaattcactcctctctcattggcgggaatcgGCACATTCATATATCAAATAGAGcacgcacacacgcacacgATAAAACACTATATTTTCAATTATTAACTTGAATTGTGAAACCAAGTGAACATCAAAGTTCTCATCCTTTTTTAATTCATAACCTTAACTTATGAATTATAAAATTCAGTTAACCTCTTTTTTCGAACTAGGAAGCAAGTCTGACGTAATCCTACAATAGATTAAAGTGAATtacaataatgaattaaaatgaataattactGAAAAGTTTATATAGTTAAATATAAATTCACAAAAGTGTCATCGTGATCAAATCGACTGTTTGACTTTTATTCAATccaatttaaaatatttctgtCATTTTATAGTTTCCACTAATGAAGTAACACAGAAAGTGAAGATCAAAAATGTTTATACctttaaaaatttaataaataagttaaatagtTAAATAACTGTACAACACAATAATTAAAAATAGCGAAACTATTCTAACACAGATATTCCAAATTAATTTGAAACTAAGAATATTATCTTCAGAATTTCCATTTCAATACTTTACTGTTGATAAACGTTGTTAGTAGTATAAATTGTagacaaaaataatttagttaAGCGAATAGGACTAGTCCCAAATTGAGTTGTCAGTTGAAGTAATGAAGGACCAGATTACAGCAGGCATTCATTAAATGCAGGATGAGTATATACGACTGAAAAGCAAAAAAATAAATCGTTCATTATCTGGTATGAAGGGATTAAAGGCTAGGTTCCATTCATTAAATTGAGAAGGTTAATATTCAACTTCTTATTACTTCCAGAAAAAAAAACCTAAGATACGGAGAAGTTAATCAAAACAAACGAATAGTGCTTGAACTAATCAGAAATTAACCATAGGCGCCTGTTGTTTCATAAGGATAAAAGCCAAGTCTTTAATCGACACATCACTTAATAATAAGACAGTAGTTTTATTAGCTTCTAATTCTAGGAATTAATTCATCACTAATGAGAGATCTTACACTactaaaatgtattttaatcaGCCACGAGAAAATCCGAAGTGCATTATGATAATCTGAGAGATTTATTTGTAGGCTACCAGTTTTTAGTGTCCCTTCAAGCAATTCTAGGAGTGGCTGGTAGGAGTAATGTTTCTTTATTTCCCAGGAATCATATATCTGAAACACGAACAGAAATGTAATTTTACTTATGAAATATGCAGCGAAAATGATTAGCACAATGAATACACGCTCCCAGTAACAAATTATTCGTCATTAACTAACTGGAAGAATAGGCTAAGTAGTAATATCAATAATGTCTTATTTTTACATTTACTATATGTCCATAAAGCCAAATAACTCAGTAACTGTGTATATTATATCTGATTTCCTATAGATTTAATGCTAAAAATATACATGTAAAATATGGTGATTTTATAAAAAGTACTGTGATTTCCGTTACCTTCATTTAGTTATTATTGGAAGTGAAAATCTTTTGGTTTCGTGCATATCTCTCATAAATTCCTAGTTGAATGCAAAAAGAACGTTTGCTGCTTCGAAATCTGACCTTCCTTGTAATAGATTTATACATCCCATGTTAGTAGAATGCTTTTTGTTTGCATAAATATGTTTCTTATTTGAATAGACATCAACTGATGAGACAGTTCCATCTATAAAACTATTGGAGTTTAGAGATAATGATATACTCATTAAATTTTTTGAATTATGCATATCTGCAAAACTATTAATAGTAGTGGGATGAGAAGTGGCTATGATATTAGCGTTGTttgaattcattattttcatagttgaagacAAATTTTTTACTTCTTTTTTAGATTCATGTAATTCCGGGCATAGATTACCGATTTCAAATGATCGACCAATTACTTTGTTCGTTGGCACACTATCACAAGTATTGAGACTGAAGAAAAACGgataaatgatgaataaatacatggatttgttaattattttaaataaacacaaTTTAGTTACCAATACTTGGAAGAAAGTTGTATAATCAAAAAGGACTGAGTCATTTCAATGTAACATCAGTCAACTACACACAATTATTTACTTTGCTTTAAGTCACATATTTACTTTAATTAACTAGTTATTTAAACTAAAGAGGAAGCCACTAAAATGTACAAATGCAATGGTAAATGTGTATAATGATGTAATTCATTAGTGTGCGAGTAGAGAATTTAGTTGCATCTCATAAACTTTTCTTGACCACATAGAAAGAAACATGAACAACTGGTTGTAAGACGGACTCCCAAAGTACAAAACGAGTAGAAAAACGTATTCATGAGGATTATGATCAATTATATGCATTCATTTCAAACCCATTAGCAGCCTTTAAAGGTGATCTTGTACGATTCTGTCTAAATTTCAGAAAAACACCAGGATAGAAAGTAAATCATATACAAACAATTACAATCCGAAGttacaatttcatttattttgtctttcaaaatatttacaaatgataaAGTATCCTACTCATTAATTTCCTTATTTTATGACCAACAGTTTTGGATAGAAACATAAGAGAACTTTTTATACTCTTCACTCCTAAACGAAAATATTGGAAATACAAGCTAACACCCTATAAATAGACTGACGTTAACTTCTAGATAATTTTATCGAAATATTGGAGCATCTTCGTCGAGAAGTATTATTAGTTAGAGAACCGCTGAGAAACAAACTGGATTGTCCTTAATTATCTGTACTTTATATAATATTTATGTTGAATCATATAATGCTTCATTATTTGTTCCtttcatttaattaataaactgagctAATTTCACAATCAGATTTATTATTGTAGACGAAAAGGTACCATGATTCAGAAGtattatttcactctcatacTTTTGTTATTACATAACAGTTTGACACAATTTATTTGGTCTTAAGATAGAACTTATCAAACTGTTCATTATACTTTTGCatttgaattcacgagtcgattgaGGCTAGATCAccaccgtttcgtcttagtatgggactcctcagcagtgtgcatccacggtcTCGCCCGCGGGATTCAAACCACTGACCCGGcacccaacagtgttaatgttaaACTTCAATGAATCCATGAAATCGCCCTACCGTCCAGCATTGTCTTCAgcaagttactatctcacaacagacctggttgaactctactgattatggcctctcactagaacttctaggttttccatggtcgtctaacttcaattgactcgtaaattcaactataaagttactaaaatctccacaaaacccccttctgataatattcagtatacattatatatatatattgccaaAAATACTTGAAAATGAGCTTGGATTTATAATGGTAGATTTCCAGTAGTGTATTATTAAGTAGCTATTTATTTGTCTTGGTATTTTTTCTGATCAGCATTCAACCAACTTTTAAATACCATAAGAAAAGCAAAGCTGTCCCCTCGAGTGATTTTATATAAGTGTCTAAGTATTATCATTTGTATGATACAGTCCCTTCGTTAAAGATTAAACCGATGCATAATGCTTTAATTAATAACATTATTCTGAAAAAATTGAAAAGCTAAAATTGCTTTGTACTGAAACTTTAATCTGTGAGTAGTTCAGcgattaaaattattaaatctaTTTTTTATTGAAGAGTTTAATTTGACCAAGAAAATATGTGCCCAATTATAGAATCTAACTTTAGAAGTTCtttataaaaaacaataatcaaatcatattacttaataattacattttatCTTTATTTCCTAATTGATTCTTTGAATGTACAGATAAATCAATTGGACATTCTGATTTATTTTCAATGCATATGGAATTagatattgaataatttttgtttaaatctgtgtatgaatcaatcattggtgatagtgaatattgatttattggGAAACTATTGTCATTTACTGAAACATtttctgatctataattaaTTTGTGATAATACATTTGATTTCTCAGATGTTGcattattgataatattttgaTCAGTATCAACTAATTTTGTTGGTATTAAGTGTTTACCCCTATATTGTTTATGATACATGAAAGAATCCTGAAGTATACCACATCGTGGTAAATTTAAATTGTATGAAGCATTGTTCAAACATTTTGGGAAATTCATATCTTCAGGTTTTAAAGAAGTTGACTTTTCTAAAATATTTGACAATGGTGAGGACTCTTTCATAtttgaatcattattattgttattaattaaTGAAGATGAATTAAGCATGGGATAGAGAGTTTGTGAGTTATGATATAAGTTAGCCATATTAATGTCATTATTGGCAATTGTGGTTGAACAGTTGAATAAAGTTGAAAACTGTGGTGTATTTATGAGGTTAGGTAGCAAGTTATAAAGCGATTTAGAAAAAGAATCAGAGAACTCATTGACCaaattgtttgaatttattGATTCAGTATGAATCATATTTTTAAGAGGAAAGTTCGCAAGTAAATCTGTTGGAGGAATTCCTTGAAATGGTTGTGATTGTTTAATGAAATCAGACAATGGTAACGATGATGTGGATAACGTTGAAAGTGATGAATTACATGGATTAAGTTTACTGTTTAAACTACTTGATTGGTGAATTTTTTTAGAAAACGATGCATTACTTTCATGATTCACTCCAAAGTGATTTGATTTATGCCGTGTTTCAATTTCTTTATCAGGAAAAATAAACGATGAAAAGATGAAATATCATTGAAATGCTGTGAAacgattttattttttaaataaaatcgaAATATTCACTTTTAAAAACGATGTACATCTAACAATTAGAGATTATGAATTCGTCCATAGTATTTTAAATGAGTCCCTTAACTTACTTGcgtacttacacctgttacccgtcgtggaggagcataggccgctcactagcATTCACCATTGAACGCTCTCCCAGGTATTCCCTTCCAGTTTCTTCCACTTTATATTTATTCGTTCTATGTCTGCTTCAAATTCTCGTCTCAATATGTtgtttgaccttcctcttttattTGCTTTCCTTGCCtacaggattccaagttagtgcttgcatcatgatacagtttgatttccccaatgtgtgtcctatccacttccatcgtcttttcctaatttcctcttcatctggaagctggctTGTTCTCAACCGCACTaggctattgctgatggtatccagtcaacgaATACTGGGTGTCTTGTGTGGACAATTGTTTGTAAGTATTTGtatctttttgatgatgatggttgGATTAGTTCTTGAAGCTTCAGCCCCATGcggtagaactgttttgacgttcgtattggtGACAGTGACTTTGaggttggttgacagttgttttcagtttcattatagaattaattataaaaatgctgccctttgTTTATCAATCCTTGCCTTCATATCCCTTTACAATAAACTGTAAATCAGTGCTATACCGAGAACGTCTTTCTCAGATAAGAAAAGATATGTGGTTTTATTTAGTCTCGTGAATACTGTCTAAAGACACTAGTTATCAAAGTATCCCACTAAATAATTATGACACGAAAAGTCCTGTTGAACATTAGATACTTTTGTTGATTGTTACGGATGGAGACTGTTTGCATATCAAACCGAATACACGATTCAGAATTGGTAAGGTGAATGAAGTCTGTAATTTCACAGGGAAGTCGGCATTCTATGACTTGGATCCTTAGACATTAACTTTATTCTAATCTGAAAAGAATTTAACTGCTAGTTAGGACAATAATTCTGGTCGATATGTTGATGTTGTCAACTTCCATACAACGTAGTTGACCGAAACTATTTCATAAAGTTTCTATAATACAGATCTATAATTATTACACTGATATATTAATTCCACATTTACTTCGCATAAAAATCATGTTTTGATGATTAAATTTCCTAAGTTAAatagtcaaaataaaactgtatatataaagaaaataGAAGAACTTACTAATTTTGATATTGACTTACTTTGTGGTGATAATGGCCTCTTTGATTGTCTGCTTCTATTTCGACTTGCCAGAGGACAACCAGAAAAACTGttataaatcaatcaatcaaaatatTGGCATATTTAAAAAATCTGGGAAAATATTGAAGTATACATTTCACACTTTTAGTAAATAAACTATCATAAATGAGAGTGACAATTAATATAGTTATAGAGATAGAACAGAAAAAAACTACTTGACACAGGCAGTGTGTCATGAAAGTAGTTTTTCAGTAACACTTATTGTCGGTCAATTAATCATTGTTTAAGAAAGATTATTATATTATCAAAATATGTGTTACAGTGAACTTGAAAGTGATTTCCTGTAGAAGACAATGAAAAGTGACAAtagaattttaaaaattcatattAAAAGATGGTGATTTCTCCGATGGAAAATAAGAGTCACGCTTATGACTTACTAAGTGAAGATATCTATATACTATTATTGATATTCACATTAAGATTTTAATTCATGACGGAGTTTGTGATGATGTTTCTATCATTATTAGTAGGAGTATGAATAATaccgttgttgatattcaggaaTGAATCTTGATTAGAATTAGTTCACATTGTGAATCTTGTCCTGATTATCTCCACAtatattaaatgataatgatataaACATCATAGAAGTTGGACGAGTTGctggctatctgaactcagtagctcagtagATAAAGAGTTGGCACTTGAAGTAAACTGCACTATATCCAAGTACAAAAAGGATCATCATCACGGATATGCAAGTATTTTCATTTGATGAGTCATAAACAGGACAATACATGCTTCCGTGAATACATTACTTATAATCCATTTATTCTGAAAAAATAAGGATTCTGGATAAGTGAGTTAAATCTGAAAACTTCTACATTTTGTAACTTGGTAATAGACAGCCTGAAGTAATTGGTAATTTATTatccaaatgaaataaaaaagtcATGAAACTGTGACTTTAATTTTTGTACAAAGTTATATAATTAGACACTGTACAACATAACTGGTATAATCTATTCCATAAGTATATGAGTAGTTGAGTATTATCAAAGCACAGATTAGTGAGAAATTAATTAATGGCCatttaccatatatatatgtaaaatggAAGATCAAATGTGATTTCAGGATTAATTATTGTAACAGGTGAAAATATATGATTTTAATTTACAAGGTTTCAAAAATATTGATCAAGAATAGACCTGTGGAACGAATCAACTGGATTCCATGTTCTCGAATTAGCTGGGCCACATGTCCCAAACGAAACCTATCCAAAAAATTTTAGACCTCAGGAAAGCAAGTGGTGATTTCAGATAGGTTTTATTTTGCGTATCTAGAACTGCAGTTTGCGTTGCTGCTTTCTACTGTTATCACTAAATTACTTATTCGGTCATGTATCCGATGTAAGAGGTGTTAGAGCTAGGCTACTTACAGGTTAGCCCGCATTAACAAAGGAAATCTGCAATAATAATGAATCTAACTCTCTTCTATCTGTCCGGAACTTCATCATTCAGTGATGAAGATAGAAATGACACCCAGCCCACATGGTAGCTACTTCACAAGTATTATTAGTAAGATTTAACAAACTCTAGAGGATGGAACATGTCAAATTAGTTACTAATCCATAACTCATTGGTGACAAGAAAACGAGCTCTCCCAATAATAGAAACGATTTACCTTTATTTATATCTTAATGTATATGATGGAAGTAGACAACAATCTAGAAAAATTATTTAGAACTCGGAATTTCTTGAACAAAAACATAACTAAAATCCCTGATTATGGATATTTTTAGTTATGATATGCCTTGATATGGGTTGTACTGACAACATTAGCATTGATGATTAGTTTGTAAAGTTTTATAACTAAAATTTTCTGTAAAAAATTCACTACAATCTAGTTAACATTCACTAAGTAATTATGATGTAAGttaaaatgaaaaattcaaTTTACAGATAAAATTTCATCGTTTGATTTAGTATTTTGTATGTAAAAGCAGGAATATCGGTGTTAATTAAAATGCCGAGCTATCTATTGAACTATAAAAGTTTGTTTTAGTCACCCTAATAGAACTATATCTAAACACATTTACCAACGATATTGTATTCTAACGTAGATACCTAATTACTGTTAAAATGTTGGATGTTTGTAAAATACATCTAAATGGTatacttttattcatttatgtagACTATTTCAATCCTTATTGATGACTATAACATTCATactatggtgtgtgctactgatgtcgacatatataagtagtatgtatcatcagtcgaaaATGGAATGTCTGGTGGCATAAGGTTTAGAAGATCGAAGGAAACAGAAcgaaaacaaagaatgattggtgtggaaacgaaagaacaatgaagtctgaattgattgattgagattTTGCAGAacaaacagtcaagtttgagataaTTTATTGAcagtttgcaaatgaagtattcactgtatggttctcacgttttactaagatattctgtaatttgatCCCCAATTGTatcctcgttcactacaatactatggATTTATCTTTTTCCAAAACTACTTATGAATAGAATTTATACCTTTTATCtaagttaatttttttttctgtctttgtgaattattatcataaaatcAAAATGCTACCTACCTCCATTTAACATAAATTAAAAGTTTCGAATGATTTAATTGAAATtaacgaacaaacaaacaatgggaATAAAGGTTATTAAAAGgagtaaattaataaatatattacttaagTAGTATTTGTTAGTTCAGTCATTATATTATTCTAAAACTGTAAAACTTATTCATAAAATGATATATCTTCTccttttaattatatatatacatatatacaactAATTCATTGTACAACTGAAAATGGTTGTTTGATTTTTAACAACTCTAATCCATTGGGATTATAACATCAAAATTAGAGAATGAATagagttttttttgttgttgtatcaAAATTGAGTTAATTTGACTTTGGTTTGAAAGAAACTCTCATTTCCTCTGAGTATCTAACTCATGCCTCTTTTGAAGTGTATATGTGTATACGAGAGTTGGTTTCATGTCACACAATAACATAAAATTTCATAAGTTCTCATgctaaaatatatatatgtctgtaTATAATGTCATAAATGACGCAACAAAATGTATATTGCTACTGTTTTATGATATTACCTTACTGACAGTTTATGAATTATGAAGAGATATATCtagatatataaacatataaatagaAAACGGGGGGTGGAGACTGATTCTCATTCAAATTCTACCCACATGGTAGTATTTTTTCTTCTTCTGAGATATGAAATAACAGCAAAGTATGATATACTTGTCTTTATTTAAGTTATGTGTTTAATCTAacaggttgtatatatatatatatactacaaaGATATGTTATACGTGAACATATATGAAGACTTGTACACAAGGGAAATAAATCTATCTCTAGGGCTTGGATATCACTTTGTTTAACATATAATCtgaataatatttgaatatGTTGAGCATAAAAGTGAATAAAGCAAActgaattattaatatttatataaaaaaaagataaagatgaacatttttctttgttttaatgaattaaaaattcacCAACACtatacaataaaatataaagttACAAGAAGATTAAGACTTTTTAATGACTATATTATGTAAGCTCCATATTCAAACTTAATTAATTGGACATTATATTTAACGGTCATATGGACTCAGtatttaaaatttttataaaaatatattgtaCGCTCGATTTGTATGATAAAATATGTAGATGACATCAATAATGTCCAAGGTTCATTACAATGCACGATAAAACTAAATAATAACTGAAACAATTTTATCctagctttataagcaaagatggagagtggctggcagtggaatacatgatgcgcgttttgtcctatttgggactcatcagctagatgtacctgaatctcagatttgatgttccctctgggattcgaacccagtaacgttcgcttcaaatgtcatcgcgttatacatttagctactgagtcctgttagccacCTACTTGTGCAGTggagtgaagtttgaattcacttggtattgtttgcttgaatctccccattgagttttaggactgcaattgtttagtctcttgttggcatgtgtgcagtcctaaataacaatgggaagatacaagtaaacaacaccaagtgaacgTAATTTTATCctagtttaaaatgtttatcaatgcatttatacgaACTATTACGAAACGGAAAAAAGAACCTTTATATTTTGTTAGACGTAAAATCACATTCATACCACTGATCTTCTGGTTATTGGCTATATGACGAAATCATTGCTCACTATCACAGCTAACTATCTACCATACTTTTGATTGTCCTGAAAAAAATCAAAGCCCTTTATCTAGAACTACAGGATATTTGTCTAAAAATCAGTCATATCTTACTTCGAATGTTTAATATGATaatattaaaatgtttataattaaaCTAATATCTATCCTACCTATTTACACAAGATTCCGATTTCACTAACTAGTTTTATTATTGTCAGTACGAATTCATTTACAATGAAGAAGAATAACAAGGTAAATAAACTAAGGTAaaatttaaatatgaataaacaatCATCTATGAGAAAACTCCATTGAAACTAAACCTTTCATAATTGACTCACTACAACTTTTGTGAGTCTAGATACTGTGACGCACCgaaaaataaaaagaatgaGAATGTTAATGCATGCAATCATCATGTTCTTCTGACAGTAATGAAATTGAAACATTTAATACCCAAAGTGATGACAGAAAATCCTGAAATTTTAAATCAAATGTTCCAATGCTGTTTtatgattaaaaagaaaaatcagTTTGGCGGTTTAAGGAAATGGTCAAATATTACTAACATCATGAGTCAAACAAAGTTCCACAGCTATTTAGAACTTGAAAGTATTGAGCAGCTGTTTACTCCTATTTTGGAACTCTTCAAGAGTGTGCTGAGTTGATCGAACTTTACAACCTATTTTCCAAAATCGAATTTAATTATTACTTAAAATGAACTTTTAGGACgacttatttttataaataatcaaTGTGATTAGTATTAAATGTCAGATATTCTATAGTTAACGACTCTACTAAAATATTCTTAAACATAAATGTTCAATTTTTAGTAAGCTATAGATTATAATTCTAAAATATGATTATAATAcgattaatatatatatatatatatatatatatatatatatatatatattcatctatttataaatttcttaGCGATTTGCTTACCTTCTATGAGATGAACGATTATTATTAACATGTCCTCTACCGGTACATCCTGGAGTTGGACAATGTAAAGTTTGATGGTAGAGAGCCAGTTCTATGAATCaaacaaaagagaaaaaatgataaaaattaaatattaatgtTATATTTTAATGCGAAATCAAAAATAAACTCCAATTACCTTTTGAATATCATAATTAGTTTTGGATTGATAATGTTAAAtgacctgaaagcactggacggccttttcgtccta
This genomic interval from Schistosoma mansoni strain Puerto Rico chromosome W, complete genome contains the following:
- a CDS encoding putative myelin transcription factor 1, myt1 — translated: MNTSSLNSPSSSISSKSDLDNCNNNTNSNDYLTRKNFQQNISLKIKSIQGSKKDRNTEGRCPIRDCDGTGHATGLYSYHRSVSGCPRKDRASVAELALYHQTLHCPTPGCTGRGHVNNNRSSHRSFSGCPLASRNRSRQSKRPLSPQKIETRHKSNHFGVNHESNASFSKKIHQSSSLNSKLNPCNSSLSTLSTSSLPLSDFIKQSQPFQGIPPTDLLANFPLKNMIHTESINSNNLVNEFSDSFSKSLYNLLPNLINTPQFSTLFNCSTTIANNDINMANLYHNSQTLYPMLNSSSLINNNNNDSNMKESSPLSNILEKSTSLKPEDMNFPKCLNNASYNLNLPRCGILQDSFMYHKQYRGKHLIPTKLVDTDQNIINNATSEKSNVLSQINYRSENVSVNDNSFPINQYSLSPMIDSYTDLNKNYSISNSICIENKSECPIDLSVHSKNQLGNKDKILNTCDSVPTNKVIGRSFEIGNLCPELHESKKEVKNLSSTMKIMNSNNANIIATSHPTTINSFADMHNSKNLMSISLSLNSNSFIDGTVSSVDVYSNKKHIYANKKHSTNMGCINLLQGRSDFEAANVLFAFN